The DNA sequence ACTAATCTTATTTTGTTGTAGACGACCAAAAGAATGGTTATACGTTTTGATCGACCACAAgagaggggggtgagatggTAACATAGTATTGCATCATAAATATTATTCGATTTAAAAGACCTTGTTAAGTAATTCGAGACGGAACTATGAACGACAGGAGAGAGTAATAAATTTAAACGAACGTATTCTGAGAACGAGGAAACCAAACGCTCgaagtaataaattaataaaacaaagaaatataaaaacaatactATTGGTTTCTAGTTAGGGTCTAAggaagttaaaaaaatacaatatggACAAGTGTGCGATGGGACGGTTCAAGGAAAGGAATAAAGAAATTTATTAACTCTTAAGGTTGAATACGACCTAATATGAAGCCTACCGCTGACATATACGAGCGATTATACAATGCAGGCAACTACTCTGGGTTTTTCAAATTATTGCAGAATAAGTCAACACGTGCAAGTCAGCGGGTTGTCACTTAAAGGCGACAACGCATCTTCCACGAACTCCGGCGCCGCTAGGGGAGCGAGCGAGACAGCGCAGTGTGGAGGAGCGAGACGGAGCATTTGCGAGGAAGGGCTGCAAAGACACTGGACCAGAGACGAGCGAAAATATTCCCTGCTACATTGTATTTAGGTTAagataatatgtaaataataaagttgTAGTAATTAAGCTTGGTTAAGGTTGTAGAAGGAAGTTGAAGGCACTTATTTGAAAGACGCAGAAGAGAGAGGTTGTCTGACTTAATTCACCATTTTGACGATCAACAAGTATCTCAATACTATACCAAATAGAGAGTTGTAGAGTCAGTGTCGAGTGGCAGACGAGCAGCTAATACAAAGCTAAGTACTCTGTTAATGTGAGGTGACAAATCGGATATAAATACCAACCAATTTATCTCACCATATTTTCATAGCGTTGTAGAGCAAGGCCGTAGGGCTTTGTAGAATAGTCTTTGTAGACACGTATCCGATTAGTCACTGAAGATTGACCTCATTGTGTGTACTACTATACTGTGTTGGGCTGACGTATTGGTTGAGAagaaataaagtagtaattacGTTCTTCTCTATAGACCGCGGGTTATTTCGCTATCACTTCGCTTCACCCCTTGTTATTGCCGAAACATATCAACCAATACTAGGCTAATATATTCTGATTGTGTATTTGTCTTGTGGAAATTTAGCTATACTCTCGTTCAACCTTTATAAAGACAGCGTATGTTAGTTGGCTAGGTTAGCTATATTGGTAATATAGATCTGATTAAGGTTCTTTATAAGTAACTTTGTTAACCTTTGTTTGAAAAGAGACCAAAAGAATAAACTGGAGGGGTTTCTTAGGCGGTTCTTCCTCTTTACGGTGTCCACCTTTCCGAATCGCTGGTACAAATAAACATCTATAAATTTGACTTGCTTTTGATTCAGTGTTTCCTCTCATATTCTAGTTTGGCCCTCAGCTTTCATAGTTACCTTGTAGTTAGGTTGGACAGACAAGAAGGTATTTGGTTAGAAACCGAGGTAATATCCATCATACCTTACATACCTGGCTTTAATAAGCGACTAGAACCGATTTCAGGTAGAAAAGCTTTGATGTGTACTGGTAGTTTTGACGCGGAATTGGAGGGGATCTAACCGGATGGGGATAACCTCTGAGGACGCTATTTGTggggttttattttgtactgcTACTTATTACAGTCAACAGATTTAACAAATATAACTACTATTAGCACACGGGTGGGTAGGACGGTTATACGTCAAGAAGGCCTAGGGACTAGATTAATTATCAATACACATCAAGGTTATACGACTTGCGTAGAACAACCTGTGTCTACCTTATACGAGGCGCCGAGGGTTAGCTTAGTGGCCACTCACAAGTAATACTAAAGGTATACCGCTTAACACCAAATAAATCCGACATCACATAGTGCACCTGTGCACCTGCTAACCCTCCATACGAAATGCTAGCTAGCTTACACACACAGTAGACACAGGCCTCTACGTGGGTAGCGCAAACGGAATCAGTCCTAGAAGCTTTGGTATCTCAGAGACTGCCGTGCtcagtatttttcacttacgcTCAGGAAGAGCTGTTCCGCGCCTCCACCGGCGTCGGACGCGATACCGGTCGAGAATTAATTACTTTCGTCCCAGACGAACACGAGTTATAGTGGTTCAGGCTCTGTCCGTGAGGAAGTGGCTCTGAGGTGTGTGGCCAAGGTTAATGTTTGTCCAAGCCTTATTTTACAGGGCCATAATACCACTCCAGCACACTCTAAGGTAGTGCTACACTTCAATACGCTAAGTGCATACACAAATCGGgcaagtttatttttaattttttctacatGTTTTTTCCATGTCAAATGGCTGTCTAGTGTAAGGCCCAATAATGTGCAGTCGGGTACTTCTTCAATATTTAGGTTGTTTATTACAGTTTTGAGATTTAGGGGTTGCTTTTGTCTTGGTCTGAATTGGATTAATTTTgatttatcattatttattatgagGTTGTGATCGTTGAGCCAAtgagttattgaattaaaaGTTTGTTCTATGTAGGAACTGCAGCTATTGTTAACTGGGCATTGGAATAAGATGGATATGTCGTCGGCAAACATAACGACTTTGTGTTCAGTGGATTTTGGAAGGTCATTTATGTAAATGAGGAATAGGATGCACCCTATGACACTTCCTTGTGGGATTGAGTTCTCGATATATCGTATATTGGATTGGATAGTGTGTAATGTTCTGGTTTGGTTATCAAGGTGTTCTATTTCTACATATTGTTGTCGTGACGTGAGATATGACTTCATCCAATCTAATGCTTTACCACGTATGCCTATTGCGTTTAATTTTTGTAACAGTATGGGGTGTGACACTCTGTCATATGCTTTGGACATGTATATACGTAGACATGTATATATGTAGAGCCATATAAGAGTGTGTCACttattttgcggccttcgaagagtaacatacaaACTATTTAGGTACCTTAACATGTTTTCAGGAATTGATCTTAACTTTGCAAAAGGAATGGATGAAATCTACAAACACCATGGCCGCGaagctaaaaaaaatgttggcgCACAAAGAGGACTTAGCTAGAAAGTACTGGCAGATGAAGAGAGACGCAAAGATAGAACGGAGCAGGACGGAGGAATACCTGGCAACGATGGTGGATGCCAGTCAAGACGCCACAAAAGTGTGTGTTCTTTCTTAACCTACTTTGTATtaaatggatgaccccttactttCTGAAGCTTATTTACTGAAATTAATTACAGCGCCTCGAAGATGTAAAGGAGAAGTTGGATAAAATAATGCAAATGGCAGAGATATGCCGCAAGTACGAGGTAGAGGGAGACAACGATGTGATGCAGAGTGAGGGAGACGGGGAGATACTGGAGTTTGAGAACCTGGACAGCGCTATGATCGTAAGTTCCTAAACTTCTGCCTTTAAACttaagccagtcttctccgagaccacggggacaacgccgtcctcgaaacgtcggaggtaaatcctaaaacttaaatacgcgattaagtcccgttgtgtagtttcataatgttaaataatcgtgaaagtttaaatcagtgttctGCCTTAACACAAAACAGTGTCATAAAGTTAGTCTGGAAGAGTAAGTACGCTTTTTAACGATGGCTGTCTGTTGTTCACCTCTACTTGATATTTGCTGCAGGTATTTTCTTGTATtgcgtgcaataaagagtaatagatattttcaccacaccagctcggaaagacttactttgcacttcaaaaacgaatagcaaagttgcattttattcacatgtgaggcaaagtaatccaatgcaaattttgagttgttttcttatgtttgctggtagaattgatttttaaatgatgattttggatgataaatatttaataacattcatttggatttgattttgtttgatattttacatttaatatttgctttggattggtgtggtgaaaaattttgtgtttcactcgggggcaaattttgttcaaccctcgtgctttgaaaccctcacaatgctcaagattccatttttcgaaccactcgctacgctcgtggttcaattttggaatctttcgcttgctcgggtatcaatattagcacgagcggttaaacaacaactttacccccttgtaaaacaaataactattgtattgtaatgtGACGAAGATTTAAACAGCACATCACCTCGATCTAACTAGCATAACCTTATTGGGAACGAGCGAAGTCGGTGGCGCTGATCGtcacaaacacaggtaattttatggaatgtccgacattagtactagcggcagccgcttgaactaattttactccataagattTAACGTAGAAATTCCGACAAAATGAGGGCAGCACCAGTCGTGCACATAGCGAATAGATGACCGGAGTTGAGTTATAAGCAATACTTAAATTGTCAAGCCTGAAAACActtctaaaatgtttaaataagtacctatcttaTTTTAGAATGAATATAAAGAATACAGCAAGATGGATAAGCTGATACTAAAAATGAACAAAGTGAAAGTACAGGCCATTTGCCTTCGAGCCGAGAAAAACAAACTGGCGGCCGAGAACGTCCAGCTCAAGCATTACTTAAAGAGGTTCCTGACAGAGCTGGCCCTTAAGGGAACGAAGGCTAGGCCGCTCAGTGTATCGCTGCCGAGGACGCAGAAGACAGATGCTGGGAAAGCCTTGTAAGTATCACAAGTAGTTTAACCGAGTGACTtatctcatggctcctctacacgatgggccagcgccggccactccaagggacgcagccatgcggtagaatgagatagcaatatcacttgctccctctaacgcataaatgcgtcctttggcgtggccggcgctggcccatcgtgtagaggagccgtcACGTAAGTTGGTTGACCATTATACTGATGGGTTGAAATCGTCAGAACTGATGCCGAATACCGAGTTGAGATTTTTGGCATGGCCACGTATGGCTATACTAGTCATCACttttagcccccccccccccacatctagcgtctttcgagcgtcggcgtctacaactctatggccgctgctcgacgcaacgtcgacgcaactgcgcagcgacgtcattttccatagcgctgaccagacgccgacgctcgaaagacgctagatgtggggagCCCTTAGTTCCCAACTAGCCAAAATTAACacattctctctctctctctctctctctcgtcCTAACTATGGATtccgggtccatattgggtcgcataatgattgattgtcctaatgtaatgttccgcataaaactcttttcgcataattgttactgtgctggaaatattaacatttcacatattaaattataacacaaacctaacctaacctaccctattctacacaacctatgcaaaatattttcgaaaatactttctgtttcagctggagaaaaaatatgccaaAAGAGATTTATGAGTAACAtgacattatgacaatcaattattatgcgatgagataggatcccttgGATTATACATTCTGGCCCCTGCTAGGTCCATCCTGGTCCTTACCTAATTTCTCTTTCTTTTTTCGGTGCCTTTAATACTCATGGTTTATCCTTGTTCTTTTGCACTAAGTGAATACTTAGggtccccccacatctggcgtctttcgagcgtcggcgtctgtcggcgtcggtccagcgctatggaaaatgacgtcgctgcgcagttgcgtcaacgctgcgtcgacgttgcgtcgacgtcggccatagaattgtagacgccgacgctcgaaagacgccagatgtgggggggggccttacTATTATATCGCGATATTATTGCCTGAAGTATCCTCATATTTCAATACACTACACTTACCAttgtgttttaaatttgttttgagCTGGCTTCTCGATTCGGTGACACATTGGCCAGCGGGGGTGGAAAGTAGCAAACCCAATTTCATATAGTCTGTTTCATGTGACCATACTATCGCCTACTCTTTCACAATACATATCGAAAATACGATAGTATTTCATACTAATTATGCCCCAAAATTGCAGGAACCGTCCAGTGACATGCATAGAAGGAGCCCTTTCGAATGCAGTCCTACATGAGAAACGGATGAAGTTGGAGGCCCGGAAACAGAAGGAGTGTGCCATGCGGTCCTATCCCCGTGTCCAGTGCTGGATAGACAATGCTTATTAACAAACCCTGTTATCAATTTTGCAGTTTGTTGCCCCAGGCACTGTAGCCGCCCCTTCTCATCTCaccacccatcatattgactgcTGCAAATGAGATCTGACGGCTGGGCAAATCTGCTACTATATGTCGATACCTATATAATACGGTGATCTGTTGTATACACTGTGTAACATAAGGAAaccaaataattttaacagcatattcctgatcatatttagaggcataatatgatcaggaattttttccttcttttgacctcagaaaggcgtggtaaaattattcagtttcctcatgttacaccatgTATTATCAGGAAATCTGGTGGGAACCAAGAACAATTAATGCTACTAGTTCTAAGAAAAATGCCAAACCTAATCTTACAGGATCTATCTTTCTTTTGATGGAAAAAGACACTAATTATCATTCATCGGCAATTTGGTTGCCACGCAACAGGATCTAGTATAAACCGCTTGTATTAATATGCCAGTAAACCCACAATAGTGAATGGATTGTTAATAAAAGTTCTATTTAAGTAGTGTTGAAGTATAATTATCTACTACAAacattgaataaaataaaaaacattgtatttaatTCCAGGTGGCAACCAAATCACCAAtcattaccaattttattattgtgtaattttaACATTAAAGGAAATGGTTTAACAAGGTTCCAGAAATACCAAAtgttttatatgaattttattCTTGAAATGTACAGTATAACAAACTTACATGCTAAAATATCCAATAAAGCCGCAATCATTCCATTGGCATTACACCATTTAACCCATTTGATCCTTCATCCCCAAGGTTCCAGGGATCATCAAGGGCTGCTAACAGTCTCGCCAAGCCTTTGTGTCCTTCTACATCGACATTTTTGGCCATTTCTTGATTAAATGGCACATATTCATCGCATAGTATGCTCTTCCCTTGAGACACGCCAAATATCTCGTACCAGCCTTCCAAAGGCTCGTCTAAGGGCTTCCTCAGCTTGATAAGTACTTCTTGGTCATCGACGGTCTTGATGTAAAAACCCTCGCTCGCTGATACTCTAGTGATTTTGCCCCAAATCGCCACTTTCGCGCCATTTCTTTGTGTGAGATTGCCGGCAGTCACGTATGGAACAAACTCGTCGTTGTCTGGGTACTGGTTATCTTCAAAATCGTCGTGATCGCccattttctttttttagtGTTAATATAAGACGGGAGACAGTGTTTTAGGATAAGAATTTGAGAGAAAGTACAAAACTATCACACAAAATAAGTTtggttacctactttttttactttttttttgctttttgacAGAAGCACAGATAGTATAGAGCTGTCTCTGGGGGAACGTTCAGAAATAATAATTCTACTCAATTAGTCGGCGTACAAAATCGTTATATTATACGTACGTCGGTcataaaatatgtatgtttCGAGTAcatattattcaaaaatattatttaaatttaaaatcgtCATAATCATGCTAAATTATAACCTTCCCAAAAAAAATTCGAGAACGTCCCTGTTAATTTGGAGTTCGCAATGCTACGTGATTGTTCCTAaacggcttcgcgccgcgattcgcgcacgagtgtggagggggcttatgacaaatcgttgtcgattatcgtaacgatttgtcatacacacggttcgatttatctgcacagccggactgcacagttttatcgcaacgatttatcgttacgtatgtagccggcagtAGCCACTctgcattgctccgagcaattattagggttggcaccacttgacttccttttgcgtgcatgaCCACAGATTAGATAtaattgaattttgacaaccctaaataaccGAAAAGGATAATGCCATgaaaaagggatagcatgattcgaccctgaaccactgtcaaacttcggttttatatattataggaagtttcctttctgtgcggtagtcatagacataatatatatatagacggtgtctcagcgagctgtcactgttgccacttttgtttagtgtacgattaacaatgaggcccacgttgctgtagccatgtcgataaagtcatatcgataaactatcgacatttcttgcaattttaattttacttcaaaggcttaacgatacctaaaatgaccaaaaacgcttttattctttattgtggttatcagatcacaattttatagtcacgccccagcagggaaccaagggaaagttcagatatttaattaaaatacataaatacctcctaaaataggtgttccgcaataattgaattatattattatattataatatattcattatccattagcatttcaattatgtttatgtttaacgaagatattgaagcttcaattaatcgctatttcgttccgctgtgtagcgtttatcgatatataacatgattaaaatcgacttttcacatccctaaaagagcacacatatacgcttttacgcacacatacacagcctgggcgcatcaagaaaggcaacacttgatttgaagtccaccttgtcaacagtatggttgtccttttttgacaaacggcattttataagagcgaggagagagaaatgatactagttgctgcgtcgtgaaagagaacagaaaaggttgggcccttggcggtagtactattatttattttgtgccgTGGGCGAAGTCGCATCTACGACGCCCTTTTTTTACAATGTGCCTGAAGGGCCTTCAGTCAGGCACATTACACACTACAAcaacacacacagacacactataattttacagattataattttattagaattaAAATTAAACGTTTATACTGGTCtactaccgcgaaaaccgaagttcgcaaattgcgggcatctttctctgtcactctattACGTCTtaattagagtaaaagagaaagatgcccccaatttgtgaatttcgattttcgcggtagtaGACCAGAATAAACGTTTAATTTTAATTCTAATGAAATTATAGTCTGTCAAGATATTtatgtcagtagaaaatggcaaatttaaaatgtaGGCGCGTAACTATGGTTCAGTTTTAACGTTGATTCTTAACGAGCCTATATGAattgtttttggtgggatattattgatattatatacctactcaacATAATCTGaaaaatatacttatacatattttacaggaacttgaatttggaccatagttataagttgtggactaaagttacctgattttacggtacctacacaGAACCATCTGAGGGCGCACAAAAAACAAACATCCTCTAAGAAGCCAGTTTAATAGTTCAATTTCAAGTCTCCATGGTCGATATAGTATTTTTTCTCTTGATCTTCAACATCACTTGCGTCCGTTACAGAGTCTAGCATTTTTCGTCTGCTGCTTCTATTTCTGCTATTTAACCGCGTACTCTCAGTATTGGTACTATTGGTGGAGTCAACCGGATGCCATTTCCGTATTAAATCATGTCCAATGCCGAACCTGCAATTTTAAATACTCTACTAAATATTGGGCGCCAATGACCGATACCCCCACCgaaggtccaacgccaaagacggattaatcggtcacagaccacagagcaacatagacctacgtgcatatgcataaagttcaatttcggtTTTCACAATTCGGTGACGTGACATCCGAGTGAcaacttttgtgtttgacacggcgtcgaaaaggttaaaatgCAAAGCTTTGATTTCTGGGAATCAAAAGAGCCTAGTCTTGATTTAGCCTTAGCCTgggttttattaaaattatctactcctcatcatcatcctcgcgttgtcccgccttttgccacggctcataggagcctggggtcagattggcaactaatcccgagaattggcgtagacactgagggcctaccgcgaaccacgttcgacgtcttgccttcctgtcacacttacgtacgaatttacaagtgcgacgaagaggcaacacgtcgaacgtggttcgcggttcgcggtaggccctctcgaaagcgactgccatctcaccttccaacccagaaggaaactaatgccggctacatacgtaacgataaatcgttgcgataaaactgtgcagtccgtacatacacacggttcgatttatctgcacagtcggactgcacagttttatcgcaacgatttatcgttacgtatgtagccggcataagccttgttgagattagtccggtttcctcacgatcaTGTGTTTATCAACTACAagtaaaatttacaaattattatgGTAAGAAAAATACCTTTTACTGAGTTGGATGATAATACTCCACTTGcaaatgaatattataaagaTGAACAGTCCGGTGAGAGAGTTAAAGACGTCTGTAGCGTACCACAACACGGAGTCCTTTTCGATGAAGGCACTTACTACTTCCAGAATCCAGTTGAGGCCCATAACGAGTGATAGCTTAAGGTAGATGCCAAATCTATGGAATAtatataaaacatttttaacatCACATTTTGTACTGCTGATATACTGTATAAACAATCTATGCATATCCCTACTAATAACATACATGCGAAAGGACTGCTCAAATCGAAAATTTATGCAAGTCATAGGACGGACGGGTATAATGATAGAAtcagttaggtactttctgaaaATGAAATAGGCACAAAAAGTTATCGCTCATTACAGGTTACGGCAgaagccaattttttttaaacaatagtAGGTAAGCTTGAGACCCACGGGACCTATCCTATAAAGGGCCATTCCACACTAGACGTGTGTATAGCCAACTCTGCTGctactcgacgcaacgttggcgcatctgcgcagcgacgccattttccatagcgctgactagagatgccgacgctcaaaagatgCTAGTGTAGGTTGTACCAtacgcccacactgttaactgtccaccggaggaccttatgccttttgtaataaggaccaccgatgtatatgtatacagttatggctcctctacacgatgggccagcgccggccactgtaagggacgcagccatgcggtagaatgagatagcaatatcacttgctccatcTAACGcacaaatgcgtcccttggagtggccggcgttggcccatcgtgtagatgtacagttaggagtgttgctgtttgtaaaACGTACCTAGTCTCATCCTTCTTGTTCCTCCTGCTGTTGCCAGCATTGTGTTGAGTCACGCCATGTTTGATGCGCCATATGTTGTACGCGGTCATCAGGAATAACATGATGTTGACGCAGGTCGTGATTAAGATCGGACAGTACAAGTACAACAGCAGTTCTTCCTCTGCGGAGACGtaagaattttattttttatttatatacacaTAACAAAAAAACGCTATAattaaagcccgctccacattcgtgcgtgaatcgcggcgcgaagccgcgacaCTCGCAGGAGCGGGTTTAACACATTTAATGAGAATAAGTTGTGATTAAATGGCTTGTTATACTTGACAagcgtttataaataacgccaTAATTGGAGTATTCATTGAAATTTACCTTCGATAGAACACTTTTGATTCATATAATTGGATTTAACGAAATCCGGCAGATGAGTTAAGTCTTGGTTTTCGACAATAATCATAAAGAGGATGAGCAGTAGCGGCGCGCCCCAGCCGTACAGGCTGTACCACCCGAACTTCACCAGGATGCCGCGCCGGTGGATCTGACGCATCTTACGGAAACCCCTGTGACATAAACATATATGCTTAAAAtatcatttaaaaattaattaaattagtcaGCGGCATCGTTCTACAGATTCACGCAAACTGCAAAAACGAAACACGAACACGACAAGCGAAATTTACATCTTGGATAGGtctacaatattattatattaaaatattataaaaatcatAAAGGCCGATTTGTTTTATCTAATTTCAGCGTAAGCACGTTTTTCATTGACTTATGAAGTTATACTTAAAGTTGTGAAGATGGAATTGcagcaaataattttattagaggGTGACGACACAAACattcattatcattatcatagccatatgtactgtacaATGGGGAATGATCTAAAGAACTGTTTGAATTGCTGCCATCCGTCTCGATTTTATCACCACACCTCCCGCCAAACTCATCCTTACTTTGGGGAATCCGCTCGTTTCTTCCCAGAATGTGCAATGAGTTGCCTCCtgaggtacctatataattccTATTCCTTTGCGCTATGATAAGGGGTacttcaagaagcgggtattgagggctctcaagggtcggcaatgCTTGGGTGGCTCCTGTGATGTcacttatgtccatgggcgacgttgaccgcttcccatcaggctgCTCGTCTGTTCGTTTGCCGACTATGACATAAAAAAGCGATCGTCTTACCTCATTGACCACCAGATGTCGAAGGACATGACATTCATCCAAGTAAAACTCGCCACCACAGTGTAATGCGCTAGAAGACCTAAAACATATAAGTACATTTTTAACGAGATTAAGACCTACAATCAAGTTATTGACAATTAACTTATTGTGCTGTTCTTTTGGCTGCTTTTCAGAATTCAGAATCGGAATCACGAGGACTATGAGTCAGTTTTGTGACAAATTGACAATTGGTACAAAATGTAAGTATGTGAAAATGCGTCATACAGCAAAATCTTTgaaagcgttttttttttttcagatcaaTAGGTATTCCGCGTGTAAATAacgaatttattataataatataattgctCTGGATTGGCATTACTTATAGCCCTTATAGGTTTAAGATCGCCAAAgcatcttat is a window from the Cydia fagiglandana chromosome 13, ilCydFagi1.1, whole genome shotgun sequence genome containing:
- the LOC134670050 gene encoding uncharacterized protein LOC134670050, with amino-acid sequence MGDHDDFEDNQYPDNDEFVPYVTAGNLTQRNGAKVAIWGKITRVSASEGFYIKTVDDQEVLIKLRKPLDEPLEGWYEIFGVSQGKSILCDEYVPFNQEMAKNVDVEGHKGLARLLAALDDPWNLGDEGSNGLNGVMPME
- the LOC134670052 gene encoding G-protein coupled receptor Mth2-like isoform X1, whose translation is MAGKFLLLWLSLGLYCSQSIATSNQTCKSSDCLLKCCPNKQIMRVTYDDDDNEIRKCVDIHKLARDGVQNPDDYSDTSVYNKDIQSKIIKTNKRVRDFNLIYVANFTNGDGCFSSYSISDTYLLENGKWAMQRRNHWHQWIMFEPGQFCIDNEVSMLDGKLESTTPTLLVCVARPSELPPSNRRAITSAYGMLVSSVFLLLVLAVYVVLPDLHNLAGWMMMTYVSSLTATFMTRALQILLINYKVISKAKCVWIGLLAHYTVVASFTWMNVMSFDIWWSMRGFRKMRQIHRRGILVKFGWYSLYGWGAPLLLILFMIIVENQDLTHLPDFVKSNYMNQKCSIEEEELLLYLYCPILITTCVNIMLFLMTAYNIWRIKHGVTQHNAGNSRRNKKDETRFGIYLKLSLVMGLNWILEVVSAFIEKDSVLWYATDVFNSLTGLFIFIIFICKWSIIIQLSKRFGIGHDLIRKWHPVDSTNSTNTESTRLNSRNRSSRRKMLDSVTDASDVEDQEKKYYIDHGDLKLNY
- the LOC134670052 gene encoding G-protein coupled receptor Mth2-like isoform X3 — its product is MRLDANEEDANETTFDKSTITASCMLVSSVFLLLVLAVYVVLPDLHNLAGWMMMTYVSSLTATFMTRALQILLINYKVISKAKCVWIGLLAHYTVVASFTWMNVMSFDIWWSMRGFRKMRQIHRRGILVKFGWYSLYGWGAPLLLILFMIIVENQDLTHLPDFVKSNYMNQKCSIEEEELLLYLYCPILITTCVNIMLFLMTAYNIWRIKHGVTQHNAGNSRRNKKDETRFGIYLKLSLVMGLNWILEVVSAFIEKDSVLWYATDVFNSLTGLFIFIIFICKWSIIIQLSKRFGIGHDLIRKWHPVDSTNSTNTESTRLNSRNRSSRRKMLDSVTDASDVEDQEKKYYIDHGDLKLNY